From the Euphorbia lathyris chromosome 6, ddEupLath1.1, whole genome shotgun sequence genome, one window contains:
- the LOC136232674 gene encoding pentatricopeptide repeat-containing protein At1g11900-like isoform X2: protein MRSLVAILGRTLFFSRLCLTRKSCMISVPVGSYWMSPLVNSITEVVTNYKLIATHASLDEDKIVERNLNVILSAMENDPRSSGGICTAHLLELCNAGKVSIAARLLQSLQGKNIFPGPDAYNLIMEAAGKVNKVEIVSQVFKDLLISCESLPSSSYFCLAKGFISTNDNNSLLLRLVEEVLEHNFPRSMMVLTVINRIIFAFAKSRQFDKALLIFYQIKGLNCMPDLITYNTVLDMLGRAGRVDEMLHEFSSMKEAGIIPDFISYNTLLNQLQEAGRLDLCLVYIREMSERGIRPDLLTYTALIQSFGNSGKIEEQLRLFNEMKKSRIRPSIYIYRSLINSSKKMGKEELAMTLLKEMKASLPNLAGPRDFKRKGR, encoded by the exons ATGAGGAGTTTGGTTGCGATCCTTGGGAGAACCTTATTTTTCTCTAGACTTTGTTTGACCAGAAAG AGTTGTATGATATCGGTTCCAGTTGGTTCATATTGGATGTCGCCACTTGTCAATAGCATAACTGAAGTTGTTACCAATTATAAGTTAATTGCAACACATGCATCTTTAGATGAGGACAAGATTGTAGAAAGGAACTTGAATGTGATTCTTTCGGCCATGGAAAATGATCCAAGGTCTAGTGGAGGAATCTGTACTGCTCATCTTTTGGAGCTATGCAATGCAGGAAAAGTTTCAATTGCTGCTAGATTGCTGCAATCATTACAGGGTAAAAACATCTTCCCTGGTCCCGATGCTTATAATCTTATTATGGAAGCAGCAGGCAAAGTAAATAAGGTTGAGATTGTCTCCCAGGTTTTCAAGGATCTACTAATCTCTTGTGAATCGTTGCCTTCAAGTTCTTACTTTTGTCTTGCTAAGGGTTTTATAAGCACAAATGATAATAATTCTCTGCTTCTGAGACTTGTTGAGGAAGTTTTGGAGCATAATTTTCCAAGAAGTATGATGGTTTTAACGGTTATAAATAGAATTATCTTTGCCTTTGCTAAATCTAGGCAGTTCGACAAAGCCCTTctaatattttatcaaataaagggtttgaATTGTATGCCAGACTTGATAACCTATAATACAGTTTTGGATATGTTAGGTCGTGCAGGACGGGTTGATGAAATGCTCCATGAGTTTTCTTCCATGAAGGAAGCAGGAATTATCCCtgactttatttcttacaacacATTATTAAACCAGTTGCAAGAGGCTGGAAGGTTGGACTTGTGTCTGGTATACATAAGGGAGATGAGTGAGAGGGGTATTAGACCGGATTTGCTTACATATACTGCACTAATTCAGAGTTTTGGAAATTCAGGAAAGATTGAGGAACAATTGAGACTCTTCAATGAGATGAAAAAAAGTCGGATCCGTCCatcaatatacatatatagaTCACTAATCAATAGTTCAAAAAAAATGGGAAAGGAGGAGTTAGCTATGACCCTTTTGAAAGAAATGAAGGCTTCTCTTCCAAATCTGGCTGGTCCAAGAGATTTCAAACGAAAAGGTAGATAG
- the LOC136232674 gene encoding pentatricopeptide repeat-containing protein At1g11900-like isoform X1: MHQFSRRELNVKEWHKENCTQRKKKRRNRSRRKRKEESHQKEEIVQRGREEKNRTHRVRKGRNRTEEEEESRFRMRSLVAILGRTLFFSRLCLTRKSCMISVPVGSYWMSPLVNSITEVVTNYKLIATHASLDEDKIVERNLNVILSAMENDPRSSGGICTAHLLELCNAGKVSIAARLLQSLQGKNIFPGPDAYNLIMEAAGKVNKVEIVSQVFKDLLISCESLPSSSYFCLAKGFISTNDNNSLLLRLVEEVLEHNFPRSMMVLTVINRIIFAFAKSRQFDKALLIFYQIKGLNCMPDLITYNTVLDMLGRAGRVDEMLHEFSSMKEAGIIPDFISYNTLLNQLQEAGRLDLCLVYIREMSERGIRPDLLTYTALIQSFGNSGKIEEQLRLFNEMKKSRIRPSIYIYRSLINSSKKMGKEELAMTLLKEMKASLPNLAGPRDFKRKGR, translated from the exons ATGCATCAATTTTCCAG GAGAGAGCTTAATGTGAAGGAATGGCACAAAGAGAACTGCAcacagaggaagaagaagagaaggaatcGCAGCAGGAGGAAGAGAAAAGAAGAATCGCATCAGAAGGAAGAGATTGTGCAGAgaggaagagaagagaagaatcGCACGCACAGAGTAAGAAAAGGAAGGAACCGCacagaggaagaagaggaatCGCGATTCAGA ATGAGGAGTTTGGTTGCGATCCTTGGGAGAACCTTATTTTTCTCTAGACTTTGTTTGACCAGAAAG AGTTGTATGATATCGGTTCCAGTTGGTTCATATTGGATGTCGCCACTTGTCAATAGCATAACTGAAGTTGTTACCAATTATAAGTTAATTGCAACACATGCATCTTTAGATGAGGACAAGATTGTAGAAAGGAACTTGAATGTGATTCTTTCGGCCATGGAAAATGATCCAAGGTCTAGTGGAGGAATCTGTACTGCTCATCTTTTGGAGCTATGCAATGCAGGAAAAGTTTCAATTGCTGCTAGATTGCTGCAATCATTACAGGGTAAAAACATCTTCCCTGGTCCCGATGCTTATAATCTTATTATGGAAGCAGCAGGCAAAGTAAATAAGGTTGAGATTGTCTCCCAGGTTTTCAAGGATCTACTAATCTCTTGTGAATCGTTGCCTTCAAGTTCTTACTTTTGTCTTGCTAAGGGTTTTATAAGCACAAATGATAATAATTCTCTGCTTCTGAGACTTGTTGAGGAAGTTTTGGAGCATAATTTTCCAAGAAGTATGATGGTTTTAACGGTTATAAATAGAATTATCTTTGCCTTTGCTAAATCTAGGCAGTTCGACAAAGCCCTTctaatattttatcaaataaagggtttgaATTGTATGCCAGACTTGATAACCTATAATACAGTTTTGGATATGTTAGGTCGTGCAGGACGGGTTGATGAAATGCTCCATGAGTTTTCTTCCATGAAGGAAGCAGGAATTATCCCtgactttatttcttacaacacATTATTAAACCAGTTGCAAGAGGCTGGAAGGTTGGACTTGTGTCTGGTATACATAAGGGAGATGAGTGAGAGGGGTATTAGACCGGATTTGCTTACATATACTGCACTAATTCAGAGTTTTGGAAATTCAGGAAAGATTGAGGAACAATTGAGACTCTTCAATGAGATGAAAAAAAGTCGGATCCGTCCatcaatatacatatatagaTCACTAATCAATAGTTCAAAAAAAATGGGAAAGGAGGAGTTAGCTATGACCCTTTTGAAAGAAATGAAGGCTTCTCTTCCAAATCTGGCTGGTCCAAGAGATTTCAAACGAAAAGGTAGATAG
- the LOC136232675 gene encoding early nodulin-like protein 18 gives MKEHRLRHHLLPHLLVLCFVGLLASFKVEAYKNYTVGDSLGWFDNTEKPNLNYQKWAASKNFSLGDFLLFNTNTNHSVVQTYNETVYELCDDNGSEGNDTIEWSNLDPSNTATQLVTVPVPLLKEGTSYFFSSDYDGDQCKNGMHFKINVTHGRGLPESLKSPDEQAPAPNSPDVSGDDVVPDTIVPANFDNPKDMSDSDNDKVDSGSISLHLKFLEGKLNGILIFLGVVCLYF, from the exons ATGAAAGAACACAGATTAcgtcatcatcttcttcctcatcttctggTGTTGTGTTTTGTCGGATTATTAGCAAGTTTTAAGGTAGAAGCATACAAGAACTACACAGTTGGTGATTCTTTGGGATGGTTTGATAATACAGAGAAACCTAATCTGAATTATCAGAAATGGGCTGCTTCCAAAAACTTCTCCTTGGGCGATTTCCTAT TGTTCAACACCAACACAAATCATTCAGTAGTTCAAACATACAATGAAACAGTATATGAACTATGTGATGACAATGGTTCAGAAGGAAATGATACAATTGAATGGTCAAATCTAGATCCATCAAACACAGCTACACAGCTTGTTACAGTTCCAGTCCCTCTATTAAAAGAAGGTACTTCCTATTTTTTCTCTAGTGATTATGATGGTGATCAATGTAAAAATGGTATGCATTTCAAAATTAATGTCACTCACGGCCGAGGATTACCCGAAAGTTTAAAAAGTCCCGACGAACAAGCACCCGCACCTAATAGCCCCGATGTATCTGGGGACGATGTGGTGCCCGACACTATTGTGCCTGCGAATTTCGATAATCCTAAGGATATGAGTGACAGTGACAATGATAAGGTGGATTCGGGATCTATTTCGTTACATTTGAAGTTTTTAGAAGGTAAATTGAATgggattttgatttttttggggGTGGTTTGTTTGTATTTTTGA